The Ignicoccus hospitalis KIN4/I genome includes the window CTGAACATGACCAGCATCTACGACATCTGGAAGACATCTGAAAAGGGGTTGAAGAAGCTGTACGACGCGTCAAAGAACTTCAAGAACATGTACGAAGGCTTGGGCGAGGGTTTAGCTAACCTCTGGGCGGCCGTAGACGTGATCCACTACATAATGGTGATCAATGGGCTATATAGCTTGGATAAGGAGGAAGCAGTCTCGACCTTCCAAGCGCTGGTTTATGGGACCCCGCTGGAGAATATGACTGACGTGGCCGAGCTCTTGTACGACGCTGTGGCCTCCAGCGGGAAGGACCCCACCTCCGTGGACGAGGTCTTCACCCTGACCGTAGCTTATCGAAAGCTCAAGTCGGGTTTGGAGTCGGAATACGCCAAGGCGTACCTAGACTGTTTATACAAGGGCTTGATCGGCGAGGTTAAGGGAAAGAAGTACTGGTTGGACTATCCGATGGACTTCGAAAGCATAAAGAACAAAATAATGGATGACATAAAGTCGGTAGAACCCAAGTCGGTTAGGTGCTTCTCGAATTGGTTCGCAGCGAAGGTTGGGCTCCCCGGGGACATCGTAGAAGAGGTGGTGGTTTCGGCCTACGAAGGCAAAGAGGTAAACCTCAGAGGTCTGGCCTTGAAGCTCATATTGGAAAAGGAAGGAGACATAATAAAGACTCTGTTCCTCTCTAAGGACTGGAAGGCCACGATAATAAGGCTGCCTACGAACGATTACGAAACTGCTAAGAGAGTAAAGGAGGAGGCAATTAAGCTTGGAAAAGGCATACTCTCCAAGGCATACTTACTGGGACCGGGGGTGCTAAGCGTCGAACTCCAAGAAGCTAACATAGAGGACGCGAGAAGGGTCCAAGAGCTTAGCCACGCCCTGGTACTAGTGGTGTTGTTCCTAATCACGAGGTCGATAGTCGCCAGCGTCATACCGTTCTTGGTCGTAGGGATCGGAATAATAGTGGGTATGGCGTTAGCGTACTTCGTCGGGCTGGCCTTCCCTATATATCACATAGCGAAGACCTTGATGATAACTACGGGATTGGGGCTAGGTATGGACTATAGCATATTCATATTGGCCAGGTTTAAGGAGGAGGCGACCAAGGGCCTCTCGCCCAAGGAAGCGGCGGCAGTGGCTGCCAAGCGCGCCGGCCACGCGGTCGGGGTGTCGGCCCTCGCGGCCTCCTTGGGCTTCGCCTCCCTCGCGCTCTCCGGGACTTTGATGCTTGACAGCATGGGCTTAACCATACCTCTGGTGGTCCTCGCCACCGCGGCCACTGCGATGACCCTCCTTCCCGAAGTCCTCTCCAAGATCGGAGAGAAGAGCTGGTTCTGGTGGCCGGGGAGGCTGACGGTCAGGGAAGAGAGGCCCTTCGAAGGGAGGCCTAGGACATCTGTCTTGGTAGCGGTGTTCGTGCTAGCCATCATACTTACAGCGTACTCATTAGTATTTTACATCAATTACAAGGGCACTAGCGATACCACGCTCTTCTTGCCCGAGGGCACGGAGGCCTACGAGGCGCTGCTAGAGTTCGCCCAGCGCTTCCCTCCCGGGGCTTGGGGGCCCGTTTACCTCGTCTCGCTTAACTGCGACTGCCACAACGTCCTAGAGAGCTTGAAGCACAACCCCGCCGTGGCTACAGTAATCATGCCCGAGGACGTGCCGAGCTTGAAGAAGGACGGTATCAACCTAATAATGGTAATACCGAACTCCCAGCCCTTCAGTGAAGAGGCAATGAAGTTAGTCGAAGAAATTAGGCATATTCGCGAGGATAAGTGTTGCTTAGTAGGAGGCACCCCCGCGGAGCTGCTCGACACCAAAGTATTGGTGACTAAGTCGTTCTGGAGTAAGGTGGCCCCCTTCGCGATAACGGCTACCATGCTAGTGCTGTTAGTAAGCACGCGAAGGCTCCCTCCGGTGGTCAGCGCGGCCTTCAGCTTGGTAGCCGCCATATCTTGGGCCGTGACGCTGTCCCACTACCTCTCCTTGTACGCGTGGGGGTCCCCGCTCTACTGGATAACGCCGCTGATAGCGTTCGTGGCCACCCTGGGCATAGGGACAGATTACAACGTCTTCTATATAAGCAGGGTGCTCGAAGAATTAGAGAAGAACGTGAAGAACGCCGTGTGGGCCCCAGTAAAGAGCGCGGCGCCGGTAATACTGGGGCTCGCGAGCATAATGGCCTCCGCTTACTTGGGCATGCTCGTGGCGCGCTCGGTGGCGTTGAGGCAGATGGGCCTCGCCTTGGGCTTCTCCGCGCTCTTCGCCGCGATCAACGCTACGTTGCTAAATCCAGTAACCTTGAGCATTATAGTATTGATAGCAAGCATCTTGAAGAAGCGATAGCCCACACTTTTATAGAACCGTTTCTTGCCACACCGGGGAACTCCTTGGTAGAGATCAGGGAAGTGAAGGAGCTGCCGAAGCGCGAGGAAGTTAGGGTGGGATTCCACACCCACATAAAGGGCCTCGGACTCGACGAAAAAGGGAAGGCCAAGAAGGTGGCCGACGGCCTCGTAGGCCAAGAGGAGGCCAGGGAGGCCCTCGGAGTGGTCGCACAGATGGTAAAAGAGGGTAAGATGGCGGGCAAGGGAGTATTAATAGTTGGCCCTCCGGGGACGGGCAAGACTGCGCTCGCGGTCGGCCTGGCCAAGGAGTTGGGCGAAGACACTCCCTTCGTAGCTATGGGCGGTTCCGAAATAATGGGGAGCCAGAGGAAGGGAGAACTGCTCATGCAAGCGATGAGGAGGTCTATAGGCGTCAGGGTAAAGGAGAAGAGGACCGTTTACGAGGGCGTAGTAAGGGACATAAAGTACCGCGTCAGCCGCCACCCCTTCAACCCCTACATCAAGGTGCCTAGAGAAGCAGTAATCACGCTCGAGACCACCGACGACAGGGTAACCCTAACCGTCGACGAGGACATAGCCGTCCAGTTGAGGCAACTCGGAGTGCGGAAGGGCGACATAATAGCCATAGACGCGGAGACCGGTAGGGTCTACAAGCTCGGCAGGGCGAGGGAGGAGAGCGACGTCGGCGGCATAAAGCTCGTCAGGGAAGTGAAGGTGCCGGAGGGACCGGTCAAAAAGGAGAAGGAAATAGTGTATACTCTCACCTTACACGACTTGGACACCTACTTCGCCGCCCAGCAAGCGCCGATCAGCTTGTTGGCGGGCCTGGGCCCGGAGAGCGTCACGGACGAGGTGAGGAAACAAGTCGACAAGATGGTCTCGGAGTGGGTGAAGCAAGGGAGGGCGGAGCTCGTTCCGGGCGTCTTGTTCATAGACGACGCTCACTTGCTTGACCTAGAGACCTTCAGCTTCTTGTCAAGGGCTATGGAAAAGGAACTCGCGCCGATAATCGTTCTAGCCACCAACAGAGGGAAGGCGAAGATAAGGGGCACGGACGAGGAAGCTCCCCACGGCATACCCCTCGACATGCTGGACAGGTTACTAATAATTAGGACTAGACCGTACACCAGGTCTGAGATTGAAGAGATATTGAAGATCAGGGCAGAAGAGGAAGGGGTCAAGCTTTCCAAAGAGGCTCTAGAGAAGCTTGCCGAAATGGGCGAGGCGAGGAGCTTGCGCTATGCGATAAACTTGTTGCAGCCAGCTTACACCATAGCTAAGATGAACGGAAGGGACGTGGTGGCGCCGGAGGACGTCGAGGAGGCCACGCGGAAGTTCGTCGACGTCAGAGAGAGCGTTAAGTACGTGGAGCAGTTCAAGGATAAGTTCCTCTAGCACGGTTTTACCCTCCAAACCCTTCAAATATCCCCTCTCCTACGCGCCCCGGGGGCGCTCATGGGAGCACGAAAGAAGGAAGCGCCGCGTAGAGGCTCTGCGGGGCTACGGCCTAGGAAGAGGGCAGCGAGCATAGTCCCAAGGGTGAGGAGCTGGCCCTCCATAGACGAGGTCAAGCCCCTAGCGTTCCTAGGTTACAAGGTCGGCATGACCCACGTCATCATGATAGACGACAGGGAGCACGTGGACACCGCGGGTCAAGAGATCTTCGTACCCGTGACCGTAATAGAAACCCCGCCCATGGTGGTTCTGGGCGCGAGGGTTTACGGTTACGACCCTAACAGAGGTAGGTACGCGCTCACGGAAGTTTGGAGGAACCCCAGCGACACCATAAAGGAGAAGCTGGGCGAGGAGGTCTTGAGGAAATACTTGTTGGGCATGAGCAAGCGCTTGCCGCACATGGTAGAAGAGCTGGGCCCGGGCAAGGGCTTCGAGTTCAAGGTTCCCGAAAAGGAACTCGACGTGGACCCCGAGAAGGTGGTAGGAGTAGGGCTTATCATGAGCAGCATACCCTTCCTCGCCGGAGGGGTGAGCAAGAAGGCTCCAGACATACTCGAGGTGAAGGTAGGGGGCTCGCCCGTTGAAGCCTTGGAGTACGCCAAGGGCAAGTTGGGCCAGCTAGTGGACGTGGAGGAAGTCATAGAAGCTGGAAAGTTCGTAGACGTGATAGGAGTCACCAAGGGTAAGGGCTTCCAAGGCGTCATAAAGAGGTTCGGCGTCAAGGAGCTCCCCAAGTGGCACAAGCACCGCAAGGGCTCTAGGAGGGTTGGCGCGAGGAGCTGGGGCAAGGGCACGTCCAGCTACGTGCCCCAGCCCGGCCAGATGGGCTACCACAGGAGGACCGACTACAACAAGAGGGTTCTGATGATAAGTGACGACCCCAGCAAGATAAACGTGGAAGGCGGTTGGCTCCACTACGGCTTGGTTAAGAGCAAGTACGTGGTGCTGAAGGGAAGCGTCTTCGGCCCTCCCAAGAGGCCTATAATAATGCGCCTCCCGGTCAGGCCCCCGGCTTGGGTACCTCCCGGACCCCCCAAGATCACTTACATCAGCTTAAGCTCCAAGCAAGGTAACTAAAGGGGTGGTTGGTGATGTACTCCAGCTTGTGGCTCCACGCCAGGGTGTTCGGGTATAACGACTTGAAGAGGCACGTGTGGGACTTGAACGGCAACCCGGTTGAGGAAATAGAGCTCCCGCCGGTCTTCTCCCTGCCAGTCAGGAAGGACCTAATAAGGAGGGCCTTCCTAAGTGCCTTCACCGCGAGGCTCCAGCCGAAGGGGAGGGACCCCATGGCGGGCAAGCGCACCACCGCCGAGAGCTTGGGGCCCGGACACGGCCTCGCGAGGGTGCCGAGGATTAAGGGCACCAGCAGGGCGGCGTTCGTTAACTCCGCGCGTGGCGGACACTTGGCCTTCCCGCCTAGGCCCGACAAGAAGCTTCACGAGGAGATAAACAAGAAGGAGAGGTTGATCGCGATAGCGAGCGCCCTCGCGGCGACCTCGAGGAGGGAGCTAGTGGAGGCCAGGGGACACGCGATAAGCTCCGTTAAAGAAGTTCCACTAATAGTAGTGGACGACATCGAAAACATAGAGAAGGCGAAGGACTTGAGGGAGGCATTCGTCAAGTTGGGCGTCATAGACGACGTTGAGAGAGCCTCTGAATGGAGGCAGAGGAGCACCAAGGGGAAGATGAGGGGGAGGAGGTACAAGAAGAGGGTGGGCCCCTTGATAATAGTGAGCACGGAAGAGGCGCCGGTTAGGAGGGCTGCGAGCGCCTTCCCGGGAACTGACGTGGTCGCCGTGAACTTGTTGAGCGTAAAGCACCTAGCGCCCGGAGGGGTCCCGGGTAGGTTAACAATCATAAGCAAAAAGGCCCTCGAGGAGATAGGCAAGAGGTTGACACTATGAGGGCTCCGGAGGACATCATAATAAGGCCGCTCCACACGGAAAAGGCGCTAATGTTGATGGAAAAGTACAACACTTTGACGTTCATAGTAAGGAGGGACGCGACCAAGCCAGAGATAAAGTATGCAGTCGAGAAGTTGTACAACGTTAAGGTAGAGAAGGTCAACACGTTGATAACGCCCAAGAATGAGAAGAAGGCGTACGTGAAGCTTAGCCCGGAGTACAAGGCCACTGACATAGCGTCCAGGATAGGCCTCATATAAGGTGGTTTTATGAAACGCGAGGCCGTAGCGCTCGCCTTTCTTGGAGCCATCTTACTCGTAGTCTCCTTCCTCCCAGACCCCTTCTTCCTGACCCTCTTGAGGGCCCTAGTGATGATGTTAGGTGCCTATTCTCTTTATATAGCTAAGAAAGTTTGGGAGTTGGAAAAGGGGTTTAATGAAGCAGTTAGGGTGGGAGAAAAGATAAAGAAGAAGTTGGACGAGCTACAGGTATCCTAAGCTCCTCAGCCTCTCCACGACCTCGCGCACGTCCTCCTCCTTAATTTCCACCGCGCTGGTGGCTTCTTCGACTAGGAATTTCACGAACTCCTTAACGTCCTTAAAGCCCGCCTCCTCAGCCGCTTTGACTAGCCTGGCGAGCTCCTCTTCGTTGAGTTCCACGCAGACCTTCCCCACACCTCTCACCCGAGCTTCTCCAATACGAAGTTCAATAACTTCTTTTCGCTCTCCTCCACGTCTTCCTTCTCAGTGTCCAAAACTAGGTCCGGGCTCTCCGGGGGCTCGTAGGGGTCGCTCACTCCAGTAAAGTTCTTTATTTCACCCTTTAGCGCCTTCTTGTACAACCCCTTCGGGTCCCTCCTAATGCACTCTTCCAACGAGGCCTTTACGTAGATCTCGTAGAAGGGGACCTCCTCGCTGACTATCCTCTTAACCTCCTCCCTCACGTCTCTATAAGGCGAAACGAAGGAACAGAAAACCACGACGCCGTTCCTCGCGAGCAGCCGGGCTATCCAAGCTACCCTCTTCAAATGGAGGGCCCTCTCCTCCTTCGTGAAGCCTGCGTCGGGGTTGATGGTCTTGCGGACCCAGTCGCCGTCCAGGACCTCGACCCTGTAACCCATTTCGGACAGTTTCTTCGCTACCCTCTTGGCCAAGGTAGTCTTCCCGCTGCCCGGGAGTCCCGTTAACCAGAACACCGAGCCCTTATCGAGACACTTCATCGAGTAGTTCCCTCAGCAGCCCGTAGACCTCGTGAGCTTGAATAACGCCCCTCTCCCCGGAATACCTACCTTCGGGGTCGTAGATCGCCGTAATGCCGTACCAGTCGTGAACCGCGTCGTCCGCGCCTCTGTCATCCTTGTCCATGTAGAGCTCCCCCCAGCCCACCGTACCTATGGGCTTCCAGTCGAGGTCTGCGAAGAATGCCATCAAGTCCGGAGCGTCCCCCCTAACCTCCGGGTATATCTCTGAGGGCTCGTAAACCTCGTTCTTCCAAGGCTCCCCTCGGGGCCCGGCGACGCGGGAGAGCTTCTCCTTCAGCTCCCTCACGACGTCCTCGTACTCGCTCTGGTCCACCACCCCGTACTTCTCCCTCCCCTTCAAGTTGACGAACACCCTAGAGTAGTAGCCTCCCCAAGCCCAAGCGAGCGTCTTGCCCCAGTCCACCAACTCCTCGCTGAGTTGCTCGCCCCTCTTGGGTTCTCTCTTGAACTTCAAGAAGCCCTCCCTTTCCAGCCACTCATTAATCACAAAGGTACCTTTCATAGGCTTTATGCCGTGGTCGCTCAGAAAGACTATCACTGCGTCCTTGAGCGACCCCTCCAACATCCTCGCGGCCCACTCGTCCACCCGCCGGTAGACCTCCGGTATCACGTTCAGCTCTTCGTTTTCCTCGTACTTCGGGTGGGACTTCTCGAAGTACCGCAAGAAGGCGTGGTGGGCCCTGTCTATGCCTATTTCAACGTATATGAAGAAGTCCCACTTTTTCTTAGTAACGATATACTCTACTACCTTTAGGTGGCTGTCTAACATCTTTAACAAATCTTTCTTAACCGCCTCCTTATCGAAGCTGTTGTACTTTATGTCGAAGAGCGGCTTGCCGACCCGCCTTTCCAGCTCGAGCCTCAGAGAAGGCGGGTAGGCCCAGTTCTCAGCTTGCGAAGGGGTGGTGAAGTCGGTCACCACGTAGCCGTATATCGGCTTAGGCGGGTAAGTAGGGGGGACCCCGAAGAGGGCGCTCCTAAGCCCCTTTTCGGCGGCGTAGTCCCAAACGGTCTTAGCCTTGAAGTATCTTGAATTAACTATATAGTAGTCGAACGACCCGGGCTTGCGGTGCCGAAAGCCGTAAACCCCTAACTCTCCCGGAGTCTTCCCCGTGAACATGACCATCCAAGCGGGAACTGTTATCGGGGGGTAGCAGCTCCTCATGTGCCACTTGGCAGATTCCTTTATGTAGGAGTGCAAGTTGGGGAAGAACTTATTCCCCATTTCGTAGAAATACCTCGGAGGCATCGAGTCCAAGCCCAGTACGAAGACCTTCATCGTTAAGTGCCCTCGGAGCCTGGCGACGGTCGGTTTTAATGAACGAATGGGTCCTCGAACGAGAGGACCACCTCCGCCACCTCGGGCCTCATCATGTACTCCGGAGGCCTCTTCCCCTCCATTATCATCTTCCTGAGCTTCGTCCCGCTAATTCTAATCCTGTACTCCTCCGGGTGTG containing:
- a CDS encoding MMPL family transporter, whose translation is MKRTAFWIVIAAIAALFAAQLDRVLVYSETAMLPKDAESYKVKEVVNTYFKDMANNTLLFAIFETNVTDERAWNWYWTLKNETKLNMTSIYDIWKTSEKGLKKLYDASKNFKNMYEGLGEGLANLWAAVDVIHYIMVINGLYSLDKEEAVSTFQALVYGTPLENMTDVAELLYDAVASSGKDPTSVDEVFTLTVAYRKLKSGLESEYAKAYLDCLYKGLIGEVKGKKYWLDYPMDFESIKNKIMDDIKSVEPKSVRCFSNWFAAKVGLPGDIVEEVVVSAYEGKEVNLRGLALKLILEKEGDIIKTLFLSKDWKATIIRLPTNDYETAKRVKEEAIKLGKGILSKAYLLGPGVLSVELQEANIEDARRVQELSHALVLVVLFLITRSIVASVIPFLVVGIGIIVGMALAYFVGLAFPIYHIAKTLMITTGLGLGMDYSIFILARFKEEATKGLSPKEAAAVAAKRAGHAVGVSALAASLGFASLALSGTLMLDSMGLTIPLVVLATAATAMTLLPEVLSKIGEKSWFWWPGRLTVREERPFEGRPRTSVLVAVFVLAIILTAYSLVFYINYKGTSDTTLFLPEGTEAYEALLEFAQRFPPGAWGPVYLVSLNCDCHNVLESLKHNPAVATVIMPEDVPSLKKDGINLIMVIPNSQPFSEEAMKLVEEIRHIREDKCCLVGGTPAELLDTKVLVTKSFWSKVAPFAITATMLVLLVSTRRLPPVVSAAFSLVAAISWAVTLSHYLSLYAWGSPLYWITPLIAFVATLGIGTDYNVFYISRVLEELEKNVKNAVWAPVKSAAPVILGLASIMASAYLGMLVARSVALRQMGLALGFSALFAAINATLLNPVTLSIIVLIASILKKR
- a CDS encoding RuvB-like helicase; protein product: MVEIREVKELPKREEVRVGFHTHIKGLGLDEKGKAKKVADGLVGQEEAREALGVVAQMVKEGKMAGKGVLIVGPPGTGKTALAVGLAKELGEDTPFVAMGGSEIMGSQRKGELLMQAMRRSIGVRVKEKRTVYEGVVRDIKYRVSRHPFNPYIKVPREAVITLETTDDRVTLTVDEDIAVQLRQLGVRKGDIIAIDAETGRVYKLGRAREESDVGGIKLVREVKVPEGPVKKEKEIVYTLTLHDLDTYFAAQQAPISLLAGLGPESVTDEVRKQVDKMVSEWVKQGRAELVPGVLFIDDAHLLDLETFSFLSRAMEKELAPIIVLATNRGKAKIRGTDEEAPHGIPLDMLDRLLIIRTRPYTRSEIEEILKIRAEEEGVKLSKEALEKLAEMGEARSLRYAINLLQPAYTIAKMNGRDVVAPEDVEEATRKFVDVRESVKYVEQFKDKFL
- a CDS encoding 50S ribosomal protein L3 — encoded protein: MGARKKEAPRRGSAGLRPRKRAASIVPRVRSWPSIDEVKPLAFLGYKVGMTHVIMIDDREHVDTAGQEIFVPVTVIETPPMVVLGARVYGYDPNRGRYALTEVWRNPSDTIKEKLGEEVLRKYLLGMSKRLPHMVEELGPGKGFEFKVPEKELDVDPEKVVGVGLIMSSIPFLAGGVSKKAPDILEVKVGGSPVEALEYAKGKLGQLVDVEEVIEAGKFVDVIGVTKGKGFQGVIKRFGVKELPKWHKHRKGSRRVGARSWGKGTSSYVPQPGQMGYHRRTDYNKRVLMISDDPSKINVEGGWLHYGLVKSKYVVLKGSVFGPPKRPIIMRLPVRPPAWVPPGPPKITYISLSSKQGN
- the rpl4p gene encoding 50S ribosomal protein L4, with the translated sequence MYSSLWLHARVFGYNDLKRHVWDLNGNPVEEIELPPVFSLPVRKDLIRRAFLSAFTARLQPKGRDPMAGKRTTAESLGPGHGLARVPRIKGTSRAAFVNSARGGHLAFPPRPDKKLHEEINKKERLIAIASALAATSRRELVEARGHAISSVKEVPLIVVDDIENIEKAKDLREAFVKLGVIDDVERASEWRQRSTKGKMRGRRYKKRVGPLIIVSTEEAPVRRAASAFPGTDVVAVNLLSVKHLAPGGVPGRLTIISKKALEEIGKRLTL
- a CDS encoding 50S ribosomal protein L23, whose amino-acid sequence is MRAPEDIIIRPLHTEKALMLMEKYNTLTFIVRRDATKPEIKYAVEKLYNVKVEKVNTLITPKNEKKAYVKLSPEYKATDIASRIGLI
- the cysC gene encoding adenylyl-sulfate kinase, whose product is MKCLDKGSVFWLTGLPGSGKTTLAKRVAKKLSEMGYRVEVLDGDWVRKTINPDAGFTKEERALHLKRVAWIARLLARNGVVVFCSFVSPYRDVREEVKRIVSEEVPFYEIYVKASLEECIRRDPKGLYKKALKGEIKNFTGVSDPYEPPESPDLVLDTEKEDVEESEKKLLNFVLEKLG
- a CDS encoding alkaline phosphatase family protein, whose product is MKVFVLGLDSMPPRYFYEMGNKFFPNLHSYIKESAKWHMRSCYPPITVPAWMVMFTGKTPGELGVYGFRHRKPGSFDYYIVNSRYFKAKTVWDYAAEKGLRSALFGVPPTYPPKPIYGYVVTDFTTPSQAENWAYPPSLRLELERRVGKPLFDIKYNSFDKEAVKKDLLKMLDSHLKVVEYIVTKKKWDFFIYVEIGIDRAHHAFLRYFEKSHPKYEENEELNVIPEVYRRVDEWAARMLEGSLKDAVIVFLSDHGIKPMKGTFVINEWLEREGFLKFKREPKRGEQLSEELVDWGKTLAWAWGGYYSRVFVNLKGREKYGVVDQSEYEDVVRELKEKLSRVAGPRGEPWKNEVYEPSEIYPEVRGDAPDLMAFFADLDWKPIGTVGWGELYMDKDDRGADDAVHDWYGITAIYDPEGRYSGERGVIQAHEVYGLLRELLDEVSR